The nucleotide window TTGGTCTGCAAGCCGGCTGCGGCAGCCAGGTCGATCCGGGGGCGCAGGCCGATGGCCGAAACCACCAGGTCGCAGGCGATCACACTGCCATCCGACAGGTGCGCCTCCAGGCCTTGGGCCACCTGCTGCAGGCGGGTCAGCACCGGCCCCAGATGAAAGCGCACACCCAGGCCCTCCAGCCCGCCCTGCACCGCTGCCGCAGCGGCCGGGTGCAGCAGGGTCGGCATGATCTGTTCACACGGCGCCACCACGTCGACCTGGAAGCCACCCAGGCTCATGTCGTTGGCGAATTCGCAGCCGATCAGGCCGGCACCGAGGATCAGCACACGTTGTTTGCCTACGGCGGCGGCACGGAAGCGTGCGTAATCTTCCAGGTCGTTGATCGGGAACACCAGATGGCTGCCATCGCCTTCGATCGGCACCTGCACGGTCTGCGCCCCCCAGGCCAGCACCAGGTCGCGGTACTCCACGGCCTCTTCGCCGATCCACAGGCGCTTGTGGCCCGGGTCGATGCCGCTGATGCGGGTATGGGTGCGGATCTCGGCGTTCAGTTGCTCGGCCATGACGCCCGGCTCGGCCATGCACAGGCCGTCGGCGTCCTTCTGCTTGGCAAAGCCCATGGAGAGCATGGGCTTGGAGTAGGAGCGACCATCGTCGGCGGTGATCAGCAGCAGCGGCGTCTGCGCATCGAGCTTGCGAAATTCACGGGCCAGGTTGTAGCCCGCCAGGCCAGTACCGATGATTACCACAGGGGA belongs to Pseudomonas putida NBRC 14164 and includes:
- a CDS encoding NAD(P)/FAD-dependent oxidoreductase produces the protein MTSPVVIIGTGLAGYNLAREFRKLDAQTPLLLITADDGRSYSKPMLSMGFAKQKDADGLCMAEPGVMAEQLNAEIRTHTRISGIDPGHKRLWIGEEAVEYRDLVLAWGAQTVQVPIEGDGSHLVFPINDLEDYARFRAAAVGKQRVLILGAGLIGCEFANDMSLGGFQVDVVAPCEQIMPTLLHPAAAAAVQGGLEGLGVRFHLGPVLTRLQQVAQGLEAHLSDGSVIACDLVVSAIGLRPRIDLAAAAGLQTNRGVSVNRELRTSHANIFALGDCAEVDGINLLYVMPLMSCARALAQTLAGKPTAVAYGPMPITVKTPACPLVVSPPPLAHEGIWQVEGQGSDLKVLCHGADGALLGYALTGAAVMEKLALNRQLPPVMA